agaacagTAAGAAGCAAAAACACCAACACCCAAATGAACAAACCCCAAAATCCTCTTCAGATTTCACCTTTAAACCCATCTCCGATGTAAAAGGCCTCCGATTCGGCGGTCAATTCATCGTTAAATCCTTCACAATCCGCCGTGCACGGCCGTTAGAACTCTTAAAACTCCTCTCTCTTCAACCAACAACCAAAAATTTCACTTCAACCACAGCATTTTTACCTACAAATTTCACAATCTTAGCACATCACGCATGGCATACACTCACATTAGGCCTCGGTACGAAGAAATCGAAAGTGGTTTTATTCGTTTTTGAGTCGgaaaacatgaaaattggtatAGACCGTGTTTGGCCAATGGAAATTCCGTTAGGGGAAGTGAATAAGAAGTTGATTAGAGGGTTAAATGGTTGTGAAATGGCGAGGTTTAAGTTCAGAAAAGGGTGTATTACTTTCTATGTTTATGCTGTTAGAAGAGTTGGAAATTTAGGGTTTAATTGTGCTGAGGATCTGAGATTGATTTTGCAATCAGTGGTAGAACTTAAAGATTTCTTTGATCATACTGCTATGTTAGCTATGCCAAATCAGAGAAGCATCAATTATACAGCTGAAGTTCAACAAATGGGAATGGCTCATTAGCCCAAGTCTGTTCTCACCAtcatttcttaatttttttttttttttatcttttttataattttggtgtTTTCAATTTGTGTATATTTTGGTTATTTCATTCTCAACTATTTTAATGAGTGTTTGTTACCTTTCATTAGCACATATATCGATTTATCATTCTCAACTATTATGATTCCTTCTATTTGTTACCTAGAGCTACGGAGCTCGGGGTAAAAGGTACATTTGAATTTCCTTCGCAGAAAGACTATATGTATGTATAAAGACAAATTTATTTtttaggtatatatatatatatatatagaagatgTTGAATTCGTGGATAGCAGAAATTGTTGTGTTTATGCATTATGCTTGTCTTGAGCTGGCAGTCTATTGGAAATACCCTTTCCGACTGCACAAACTAGGTAAGATCTATTGGTATACTGaatatattgttgttgaattcGTGTACAAAATCTATGAGtttatattttcttatattttaaaTCAAAAAAATTCTGGTTCCGCCAACGGAAATTACCACCGGCACATATACATGGTCTATATCATTTCTCAAATTTTTTTCTGCAATTCTTTTGGGATGAGAGGTGggtgggtggggggggggggggttcatcTCTTGTTTACTTATTTTTTTTGGGGTCTTTTTTTCTTTGGTTGACTTGGGAATATTCAAGATATGGAGGGGGAATTGTTTATTTTTTTCAGAGATAACCTTTGTACTTTACAATAATTTTTAGTGCTTATTTGAGGATTATTGTAATATACAATGAATAAATTGAATATTACAGTCGAGCTCAAGAATGACTATCATTGCTTTAGTTATTCATGTCGGTTTGCATATGACCAGAAATTCAATATGTTATTAGAATTGGAATTTGGTATAGTTTTTGAAAAGTAATTTAGAAAAAAAGTTGTGTATGACGTACGTAATTTAAAATGATAATGTTGAGTTTTGTGACAATCTACTGCTACTAGTTTGCTTTGGTTTAGGAAAATACATTTGATAtgattttttaataatttatttttctctctctttcaaCTACTTGTTTTTCACCTTTTCTTTTCGTTGACTtgataaaattttaatttctaattATGGAGGGGGGAAATCTTGAACTATTTGTGATTGTTCCAATACAACGAATATATACAGCGGCTATTTCGTATCCAGCTTAATAATAGAATATCATTGCTTAAATTGTTCTTATTCATGTACACCCCAcaacaaatttaagatttgaaaaaGTAGGAAGCCAATTTTACTGATCTTTGAAAGCATTTTCAAAACAAGATTTCTATTAAAAAAAGTTAGagagttccttttttttttttggaaaattatttaaaattggAACTATGCATAATGAGAAGTTGAAATAATTTATATCTCGTTATTTTTCTTTCGCAAACATAGAAGAATTAATTCGCCAAATGGTCACTCAACGTGATCAGTTTATCTAGCAAAACACTTTTCTTGTTTTAGGACAAGAATAGTCACGGAACTTTTGTTTCTCCAAAAGAAATAAATGAATAGATTAGCTACCATTTTGTcctaaaacaaaaaacaaaacaaaaaaaaaattgtcacGTAAATCCATCAAGTTGAATAACCATTTGAGTAATTAACTGAACATTAGAGAGAAAACGAGTATATTCCACTTTACTTTTTTGTACCTCAAATTTGTTTTCGCATTTATCAGGTTGTATCCTAGTAGCATGACTTCTTGTCACCAAAATTAATTAATGGACGTCTAGGAGACAAATTATTATGAATTGAGAGGTGTGCTTTTGTCATTGTTTTACTTTGGTGGTCTACAATTAACTTcgattagttatttagttatatGTTTGACACATTATGACCAAAGACCAAATTGAAGAGGTTTGCTAAAACAAAAATTCAGTAATTGGTTAGATTAGGCATTTGTTTGTGACCTTTCTTCAGTCATCAATTAATGTGAACTTTTCATGTGACTTATTAGGTTGCTCTTGTGAAATTTACTAAAATGTTTAAAGGCTCTCTTTCGTGCTTGCATGTCCCACGGAGTCTCCCTTACTGCAACCTTCTGGTTGGAAATTGCCTATATTGAATGCAACGagttcaattatatatatatatatatatatatatatatatatatatatatatatatcaccaaCTTAAAATTCTTAATTAATTTCTATGCTCACTAGCTAACTTTACCACCGGGAGCAAATTTATAGAGTAGTTTATGGAGACGTGAACGCATGATCTTTTCAACGAACTGGATATTTTATGTCTATTTTCTAGAATTTATCTTATATTATCTGTTGGTATCAATGCTTCATAAATGTTGAATGATGCATCTTGTTGAATTCTAAATTACTTACCTAAAGGAATATAGATCAATTTTCACGTAatacttttttttctcttttttagtGGTGCATCACCCATATTTTAGAATCTTAGATTCGTCTCTGCTTACCACCATTATAATAATCATTTTTATGTGGAGGCGGCAACCAGGCGGGTTGATCAAACTTGGACATATCAAAATGAGTTAAATTGATAAATGGATCATGACTAAATCTATTCAAAGTttgtttgaatcaaaatatgCTGGGTCAATATGAGTCTAATAATGGTTCATAACCCAATCAGTACAACAAGACCCAACTTTTCTTTTCTGAATTAGAAAATGTGAAAGTTAATGtatttttctttgattattaGCATTAACTTCCTCCAAGTTTACATGATTCACATTCTATAAATTTGATCATTATGTTTAGTTTGGGTTGCATTTTGTTTCATCTGAATCCAGTTTTTTAACCAAAAATTTGATGGAGCATTTTGAGTTTGACCCTTTTGAGCCAAGTTAACATATAGATTATAACCCGATTCATATTGATTTGGACAAGTTAGACTAATTATTGAAAATTGAGTTGGATTTTGCCACCTCGACTCAAACTGTTACTTCCATGAGCGGATTTGTAGCCCACATTCAATATAAatttattactgctcataaaaaTTGATATAGGGGTCTACGCTAATATCTTGAAGATATTTGCCAGTATAGATTCGATTTTTGGGGAATTTTTCGGGTGCCGGTGACCCCTTAACCTATTGTGTGTTCGCCTCTGCTCAAAATAAACATGGATCGATTTtcacttaatatttttttttctttctcatttcTTTAGTGTGTACTCATATTCTAAAAATTCTAGATTCGCGCGTCCAGTTACCTATCATACAAAAGCAAAGAACAGGTAATGTGTTGATGAAAGGAATGGGACTGGCTGTGATGATGGTAATGAATAATGAGATATTGAGGAAAAGTTAGAAGGGTAAAGAAGGCTCATCAGTAGCATCAATGTGGAGACAGAGAAAGAGTGGTAAAGAATGAATCCATTTAAAAAGGCCAACATTTGCCAACTCTTTCCAGCTTTATGTTCTACACAACATTAAAGTAAAGAGAGAGACAATGAATATTAAAAAGTTCAACTAGAAAACTTTCTTTTTTCTCTATTCTTCCCTATCAGCTATGCCTTTAATCATTTCTTGAGAAACCACTTTTTTCTGTCAGTTGGGATGTTTCATAAGTGTGGGACTGCATCAACTTTTGCAACtgatttcttcttattttttcttctaAAATTGCCTTTGGATTAGTCCTGCACATTACTAGTAATGACATTTTCATAATATTTGAGCTTAATAGATGGATTGACAGTTCAAATATTAAATATTGGATAGATTCAGTTAGCAAAAATCTCTCCACCCCTAATATTCTCAACCCTAAATCGAAACCAATTATTTGTACTCATTtaataattttgaaaatatagAGAGTCTAAGTCAAAAATATTGATTCAAATGTGCCCATAGCTTATTCATTAGATCCAACCCTAATATTCTCCAACAGTGTAAAAGTTGGTTAACCAATTAATATCGACCCTTTCTTAACAATACTCACGTTCTCCTGTTAGATTTATTTCAGTAATTCTAGACAAAAtagaacaagaaataaagaaTAGATGATCTTACATGATTACTTATACTTGATTAAACTTATATTAGTCTTCTATTGGTCCAAGTTTCATGCTTTTAATTGATAGGGTAGTTCAAACTTCCAACTGCAAAATATAGAAATGTTTTTGCAGTGATCCTTTGATTTGTTTATTATAGGTTGTTAAACTTTCATCCATACAATTGACTAAGCTAAATTAATGTTTTTTTAAACTAcataaattagaatttttttaatACTTGATAATTTAATGGTTTTAGCGATTGCTTGAGAGATGTGCACTTAGCCCATTTTCGTTTCTTGACAATGGACGCATTGACATgacacattcaaggggaggtacCTTGGTGCATATTATTTGCatatgacatagttctgattgatgagacgcgtggtggtgttaacgagaggctagaAGTCTGGAGACATACCCTTGAGTTTAAAGGTTTCAAGCTACGCAGGACCAAGAccgaatacttggagtgcaagttcagcggtGTTGCCCAGGAAGCGGACggggatgtgaggcttgatacgCAAGTCATTCCCAGGagagagttttaagtaccttgggtctgtGATTTAGAgtgatggggagattgatgaggatGAAACATATCGTATCAGAgcagggtggatgaaatggaggcttaCTTTCAGTGTCTTGTGCGATAAGAATGTGTCGTTGAGACTTAAAAGGGAAGTTCTACAAGgtagtggttagaccgactatgttataTGGGGCAGAGTGCTGGCCAGTTATGACTCCCATGTCCAGTAGATAAAAGTAACGGAGATGAGGATATTGAGACGGATGTATGGGAACACGAGGTTAGATAGAATTAGGAATGAAATTATTGGGGACAAGGTGGGAGTGGTCCCTGTGGAGGAAAAGATGTGAGAggcgaggctgagatggttcgggcatgttaagaggagaaaCACAGATGCCCCGGTCAGGAGGTGGTTGGCCggatggggggg
This sequence is a window from Nicotiana tomentosiformis chromosome 5, ASM39032v3, whole genome shotgun sequence. Protein-coding genes within it:
- the LOC104104268 gene encoding uncharacterized protein, with the protein product MGEKKEKEKEKEKKNSKKQKHQHPNEQTPKSSSDFTFKPISDVKGLRFGGQFIVKSFTIRRARPLELLKLLSLQPTTKNFTSTTAFLPTNFTILAHHAWHTLTLGLGTKKSKVVLFVFESENMKIGIDRVWPMEIPLGEVNKKLIRGLNGCEMARFKFRKGCITFYVYAVRRVGNLGFNCAEDLRLILQSVVELKDFFDHTAMLAMPNQRSINYTAEVQQMGMAH